In one Pseudarthrobacter oxydans genomic region, the following are encoded:
- a CDS encoding ACT domain-containing protein, which translates to MKPSARTTPEAELSCEVCGLMPEPTRTRLTLANVAVMLPIELLVHALVVGTELPYLAKVLVLTVTATVLVIWVAEPSAARVLRGWLHAPALRQRRRLAVAPALWRARTVLRDEPGSLQKVTKALARLDTNILSIHVHPVAGGVLDEFVLSTPGDVDEHQLLEALQQAGGTRSRAWPTTALAMADGQTKALSLAARIADAPDELPLAVAELLRARILSPAEARLERHDAGTRLKIPTAWHGPITFVRPGEPFTPAESARAHRLAELAEILAHRPAPGLPN; encoded by the coding sequence ATGAAGCCCAGCGCAAGGACCACTCCCGAGGCTGAACTGAGCTGCGAGGTCTGCGGCCTGATGCCGGAACCCACCCGGACGCGCCTGACCTTGGCCAACGTGGCCGTGATGCTTCCGATCGAACTCCTGGTCCACGCCCTGGTGGTGGGCACCGAGCTCCCCTACCTGGCCAAGGTCCTCGTGTTGACCGTCACCGCCACCGTCCTGGTCATCTGGGTGGCGGAACCCTCCGCGGCGCGGGTGCTCCGCGGCTGGCTGCATGCTCCGGCCCTGCGGCAGCGGCGGCGGCTGGCTGTGGCGCCGGCGTTGTGGCGGGCCCGCACCGTCCTGCGGGACGAGCCGGGATCGCTGCAGAAGGTGACCAAGGCCCTGGCCCGCCTGGACACGAACATCCTGAGCATCCACGTGCACCCCGTGGCCGGCGGCGTGCTGGACGAGTTTGTCCTGTCGACGCCCGGTGATGTGGACGAACACCAGCTGCTCGAGGCGCTGCAGCAGGCCGGCGGCACCCGGTCCCGCGCCTGGCCCACCACAGCCCTGGCCATGGCGGACGGCCAGACGAAGGCGCTCAGCCTCGCGGCGCGGATCGCCGACGCGCCGGATGAACTGCCGCTTGCCGTGGCCGAACTGCTGCGGGCACGGATTCTTTCCCCGGCCGAGGCGCGCCTGGAAAGGCACGACGCCGGAACGCGGCTCAAGATTCCTACGGCCTGGCACGGCCCCATCACCTTTGTGCGTCCCGGGGAGCCGTTCACCCCGGCGGAATCGGCCCGCGCCCACCGCCTGGCCGAGCTGGCCGAAATCCTGGCCCACCGTC